tgttgccagtggtactgccacctgctggtttagcatggtacctacacttgAGACACTAGTTTGAGACACTACATTGTGCTTTACGCAGCAGGATTCATCAGAGAGAAGGATCCTACCTACACAACAGCTTTATTCTTAttgagggtgtgtgagtattCATCAGGCATGTTCTCTGGTCAGTGTGTGTATTGAACAGCATGTGTTTATTGTTACCGGTTGCCTGGCAGTGCATGGTCACCGTCTGACCCTCCTTTGCTGTCATGTCGGCTCGATTGACGGTTGCCTTGGGCGCAATGGCTCCACCCCCCAGCCTAAGCTCCACCTTTGCTTCAGATGTGCCATGTCTGCTTTGAGCGCGGCACACGTATGTGCCCACGTGTGCGGATGATGAGACCACCACCTGTCGTTTCACACAACAAAGTGACGACTTTCACTGTTGGTTTGGCGTAAGTGAAGAGGCCAagtcacacactaacacacacaggcagttgCACATGTCAGATACCTGATATCTCACACTGGTGTTTGTGGTGGAAACAAGCACAGTCTCCcttcctgcttcctgtttcAGCCAGGTAATGGAGGGGCGTGGTTTGCCGGAGGCTTGGCATTCTAGAGACACGCTCCCTCCCAGTCTCACTGTTACTTGGTTGTAAGGTTTTACACGTACTTTTGGAGGCTCTGGTACCCacaatacacacgcacgcacacgcacacacacacacacgcacacacacacacacacacacacacacatacacacacacacacacatgaagaacattgcatgctacatacacatatactcatatacacatatatttacatAACACATGCATGAAAAAGATAAATATATCTTAATTAGATAATCAAATGTTCACACacttcccacacacactgtactcacGCTTGATGGCAAGAGATGCAGTGATGGTGGTTTTGCCTTGTGCATTGGTCGCGATGCAGCGGTACTGTCCCTGGTCAATGAGGCGGATGGAAGTGATGGTCAGTACTGATCCATCTGGTCCCACTTTAATGTTGTCTGGGAGAGAGAACACCTTAATGTTACTGGGTTGGGCCAGTTCTGCCAGATGTTCTGCTGTGCAGGCGTGCACACACCTGGCAGCGGCTGGTTCAAGCGTTTCCACTCAAGCTGCACAGGCTGGGAGCCACTCGCCATACGGCAGCGGAAGCTGACCGTCTCCCCCAGAGAGGCGGATGCTGCACGGGGCTCCAGGGACAGCACCGGCTTCTGGGCCCAGGCTGGAACGGCACCACACACATGCTAATgcaggtgttagtgtgtgtgtgtgtgtgtgtgtttgtgtgtgtgtgtgtgtgtgtgtgtgtgtgtgtgtgtgtgtgtgtgtgtccagttgTCCAAGAGAAGGGTGAGCTCTGTGGATCGTGAGTTGATCTGGGAGTGTGAGACGTATacgtatgtgtgcacatgtgtatacACATATTACATAGCAGGGTGC
The genomic region above belongs to Brachyhypopomus gauderio isolate BG-103 unplaced genomic scaffold, BGAUD_0.2 sc44, whole genome shotgun sequence and contains:
- the sid4 gene encoding secreted immunoglobulin domain 4, which codes for MDFFRVALIFSGFLLTAWAQKPVLSLEPRAASASLGETVSFRCRMASGSQPVQLEWKRLNQPLPDNIKVGPDGSVLTITSIRLIDQGQYRCIATNAQGKTTITASLAIKQPPKVRVKPYNQVTVRLGGSVSLECQASGKPRPSITWLKQEAGRETVLVSTTNTSVRYQVVVSSSAHVGTYVCRAQSRHGTSEAKVELRLGGGAIAPKATVNRADMTAKEGQTVTMHCQATGSPIPVISWSKLRAPLPWQHKDAGGTLTLTNVGRQDSGQYICNATNAVGYSEDYVQLEVDTPPYATTIPDQVTAHRGDGLRLQCIAHGSHPISFQWSRVGGTAMSSSAKTKDGMLTIGQLKVSDSGTYKCVASNHIGSSEALATVSVKA